A single window of Kitasatospora cineracea DNA harbors:
- a CDS encoding beta-ketoacyl-[acyl-carrier-protein] synthase family protein encodes MRRVVITGIGVVAPGGIGAGNFWNLLTSGRTATRGITIFDASAYRSRIAAEVDFDPTAHGFTLADTERLDRTAQFALVSAREAIADSGIADSIAADPLRCGVTLGSAVGCVTGLATQYALLSDYGAAWTVDHTQATDVLYDYLVPSSVAAAVARDSWAQGPVGLVSSGCTSGLDAIGHAAELIRDGSTDVMIAGGAEAPISPIAMACFDRIQLTSPRNEEPGTASRPFDRTRDGFVLGEGSAVVILEELSHARRRGAHAYAELSGFATYTSAHHMTGLRPDGQEMAGAIRAALDEARLNPVDVDYINAHGAGTRHNDRHETHALKLGLGDHARRVPISSIKSMIGHALGAAGALDVVAGVLAIARSTVPPTANLHRPDPICDLDYTPLIAREQRTSTVLSVASGFGGFHTAAVLTRPRLQEAA; translated from the coding sequence AACCTGCTGACCTCCGGCCGCACCGCGACCCGGGGCATCACCATCTTCGACGCCTCCGCCTACCGCTCGCGGATCGCCGCCGAGGTCGACTTCGACCCCACCGCGCACGGCTTCACCCTCGCCGACACCGAACGGCTCGACCGGACCGCCCAGTTCGCGCTGGTCAGCGCCCGCGAGGCGATCGCCGACAGCGGCATCGCCGACAGCATCGCCGCCGACCCGCTGCGCTGCGGCGTCACCCTGGGCAGCGCCGTCGGCTGCGTCACCGGCCTGGCCACCCAGTACGCGCTGCTCAGCGACTACGGCGCCGCCTGGACGGTGGACCACACCCAGGCCACCGACGTCCTCTACGACTACCTCGTGCCCAGCTCGGTCGCCGCCGCCGTGGCCCGGGACAGCTGGGCGCAGGGGCCGGTCGGCCTGGTCTCCAGCGGCTGCACCTCGGGCCTGGACGCGATCGGCCACGCCGCCGAACTGATCCGCGACGGCAGCACCGACGTGATGATCGCCGGCGGCGCCGAGGCGCCGATCTCCCCGATCGCCATGGCCTGCTTCGACCGGATCCAGCTCACCAGCCCGCGCAACGAGGAACCCGGGACGGCCTCCCGCCCCTTCGACCGCACCCGCGACGGCTTCGTGCTCGGCGAGGGCTCCGCCGTCGTCATCCTCGAGGAGCTCTCGCACGCCCGCCGCCGCGGCGCCCACGCCTACGCCGAGCTGTCCGGCTTCGCCACGTACACCAGCGCGCACCACATGACCGGGCTGCGCCCCGACGGGCAGGAGATGGCCGGCGCGATCCGGGCCGCGCTCGACGAGGCCCGGCTGAACCCGGTGGACGTCGACTACATCAACGCGCACGGCGCCGGCACCCGGCACAACGACCGGCACGAGACGCACGCGCTCAAGCTCGGCCTCGGCGATCACGCCCGGCGCGTCCCGATCAGCTCCATCAAGTCGATGATCGGGCACGCGCTCGGCGCCGCCGGCGCCCTGGACGTGGTGGCCGGCGTGCTGGCCATCGCCCGCAGCACCGTGCCGCCCACCGCGAACCTGCACCGGCCCGACCCGATCTGCGACCTCGACTACACCCCGCTGATCGCCCGCGAGCAGCGCACCAGCACCGTGCTCAGCGTCGCCAGCGGCTTCGGCGGCTTCCACACCGCCGCCGTGCTGACCCGGCCCCGGCTGCAGGAGGCGGCGTGA
- a CDS encoding beta-ketoacyl synthase N-terminal-like domain-containing protein, producing MNGGRTEDAEVVVTGIGVAAPNGLGTDTWWKSLLAGRGGIAPITRFDASGYPVRIAGEVRDFVDEEHVSSRLLPSTDRATRLGLAAAREAMADSGATPTDRHGHLAGVVTGSATGGTEFGQRGLEALWGRGAKYVSAYQSSAWFHAAHTGQIAIQHRLRGPATAVVSEQAGGLDAIARARREIRRGAALMVAGGVDSALCPWGWAALLADGRLSTATDPQRAYLPFDPAASGHVAGEGGALLVLEDARAAAERGAARYGAVAGCAATFDGVPGRPRLKEAAELALADAGVTPQQIGAVFADGAGNRAEDRAEAAALADLFGPHGVPVTAPKSMTGRLGAGGSALDVAAALLALRDGLLPPTTGTVRTAADCPLDLVVGEPRELPGLRHVLVLARGRGGFNSALVVRAAAA from the coding sequence GTGAACGGGGGACGGACCGAGGACGCCGAGGTGGTCGTCACCGGCATCGGCGTCGCCGCGCCCAACGGGCTCGGCACCGACACCTGGTGGAAGAGCCTGCTGGCCGGCCGCGGCGGCATCGCCCCGATCACCCGCTTCGACGCCTCCGGCTACCCCGTGCGGATCGCCGGCGAGGTCCGCGACTTCGTGGACGAGGAGCACGTCTCCAGCCGGCTGCTGCCCAGCACCGACCGGGCCACCCGGCTCGGACTGGCCGCCGCCCGCGAAGCGATGGCCGACTCCGGCGCCACCCCGACCGACCGGCACGGCCACCTCGCCGGAGTCGTCACCGGCAGCGCCACCGGCGGCACCGAGTTCGGCCAGCGCGGCCTCGAGGCGCTCTGGGGCCGGGGCGCCAAGTACGTCAGCGCCTACCAGTCCTCCGCCTGGTTCCACGCCGCGCACACCGGCCAGATCGCCATCCAGCACCGGCTCCGCGGCCCCGCCACCGCCGTGGTCAGCGAACAGGCCGGCGGCCTCGACGCGATCGCCCGGGCCCGCCGCGAGATCCGCCGGGGCGCCGCCCTCATGGTGGCCGGCGGCGTCGACTCCGCGCTGTGCCCCTGGGGCTGGGCCGCCCTGCTGGCCGACGGCCGGCTCAGCACCGCCACCGACCCGCAGCGCGCCTACCTGCCCTTCGACCCCGCCGCGAGCGGCCACGTCGCGGGCGAGGGCGGCGCGCTGCTCGTCCTCGAGGACGCCCGGGCGGCCGCCGAACGCGGCGCCGCCCGCTACGGCGCGGTGGCCGGCTGCGCCGCCACCTTCGACGGCGTACCCGGCCGCCCCCGGCTCAAGGAGGCCGCCGAACTGGCCCTGGCCGACGCCGGAGTGACCCCGCAGCAGATCGGCGCGGTCTTCGCCGACGGGGCCGGCAACCGGGCCGAGGACCGGGCCGAGGCGGCCGCGCTGGCCGACCTGTTCGGGCCGCACGGAGTGCCGGTCACCGCGCCCAAGTCGATGACCGGCCGGCTCGGCGCGGGCGGCTCCGCGCTCGACGTGGCCGCCGCGCTGCTCGCGCTGCGCGACGGGCTGCTGCCGCCGACCACCGGCACGGTGCGGACCGCGGCCGACTGCCCGCTCGACCTGGTCGTCGGGGAGCCCCGGGAGTTGCCGGGGCTGCGCCACGTCCTGGTGCTGGCCCGCGGCCGGGGCGGGTTCAACTCGGCGCTGGTGGTCCGGGCGGCCGCGGCGTGA
- a CDS encoding DUF6059 family protein → MRVLLLPWRFVRSFWDGLVTLGLLHTGESNDPHDLALRHPDSTLPLTAAPVFGPPPGHPEQLRPDLPLTALERRLRRELQQPTRAGDFA, encoded by the coding sequence ATGCGTGTCCTGCTGCTGCCCTGGCGTTTCGTCCGCTCCTTCTGGGACGGGCTGGTGACCCTCGGCCTCCTGCACACCGGCGAGAGCAACGACCCCCACGACCTCGCCCTGCGCCACCCCGACAGCACCCTCCCCCTCACCGCGGCCCCGGTCTTCGGCCCCCCGCCCGGCCACCCCGAACAGCTCCGCCCCGACCTCCCGCTGACCGCCCTCGAACGCCGGCTCCGCCGCGAACTCCAGCAGCCCACCCGGGCGGGCGACTTCGCCTAG
- a CDS encoding aromatase/cyclase has product MADARVHHMIHEVVAAAPAGVVYGLIADATRWPLFFPPCVHVEQLDFDGTRERLRMWVTAGDEIKSWVSSRYLDVERLQVEFTMDLPAAPAESMVGIWAVEPLGDSSCRVTLEHAFTVADDDPGAAAWVEAATVANSSSQLDRLADIAERWARLDDLVWSFEDVVHVNAPAELVFDFLYRVENWPAGLPHVNRIDLAEDAPGVQRVSMGSLSLDGGAHSTESVRICFPGAQRIVYKQTHTSPLMAAHSGEWSIEPDETGVNLISRHDVLLREEAVEQVLGRGADALDAGRHLGEALGQASLTVLRHATQYALDSVRVL; this is encoded by the coding sequence ATGGCGGATGCGCGAGTGCACCACATGATCCACGAGGTGGTCGCCGCGGCCCCGGCCGGGGTGGTGTACGGGCTGATCGCGGATGCCACCCGGTGGCCGCTGTTCTTCCCGCCCTGCGTGCACGTCGAGCAGCTCGACTTCGACGGGACGCGGGAGCGGCTGCGGATGTGGGTCACGGCGGGCGACGAGATCAAGTCCTGGGTGTCCAGCAGGTACCTGGACGTGGAACGGCTCCAGGTCGAGTTCACCATGGACCTGCCCGCCGCCCCCGCCGAGTCGATGGTCGGCATCTGGGCGGTCGAGCCGCTCGGCGACAGCAGCTGCCGGGTGACGCTGGAGCACGCCTTCACCGTCGCCGACGACGACCCCGGGGCCGCGGCCTGGGTCGAGGCCGCCACGGTGGCCAACAGCTCGTCCCAGCTGGACCGGCTCGCCGACATCGCCGAGCGCTGGGCCCGCCTGGACGACCTGGTGTGGTCCTTCGAGGACGTCGTGCACGTCAACGCCCCGGCGGAGCTGGTCTTCGACTTCCTCTACCGGGTGGAGAACTGGCCCGCCGGGCTGCCGCACGTCAACCGGATCGACCTGGCCGAGGACGCGCCGGGCGTGCAGCGGGTCTCGATGGGCAGCCTGTCGCTGGACGGCGGGGCGCACTCCACCGAGTCGGTGCGGATCTGCTTCCCGGGCGCCCAGCGCATCGTCTACAAGCAGACCCACACCTCCCCGCTGATGGCCGCGCACTCCGGCGAGTGGTCGATCGAGCCCGACGAGACCGGCGTCAACCTGATCTCCCGGCACGACGTGCTGCTCCGCGAGGAGGCCGTCGAGCAGGTGCTGGGCCGCGGCGCGGACGCCCTCGACGCGGGCCGCCACCTGGGCGAGGCCCTCGGGCAGGCCAGTCTGACCGTGCTGCGCCACGCCACCCAGTACGCCCTCGACTCGGTCCGGGTCCTGTGA
- a CDS encoding acyl-CoA dehydrogenase codes for MTPAGTAATPARNAPGPGPAADATGPDSPVPDAPDQVPVHAEPERAARLEAALGDPFDPGNPHGHPALLRADLARQAPEATEELLTAAGLSAEFVPHGLGGRLTGLEELARVLRPVFRRDLALGYGFGITSLFAASAVWTGGDRRQQRELAGVLLGGGRAAIVHRELAHANAVLRDEVSARPRPDGGWLLSGRKDVVLNAHRADAFVLYGRTSEGYGSRSHSVFLLGPGQPGSGEVRRLGRVEMPGMRGAHFSGLQLADAALPGGALVGAVGDGVSLALRSFQLSHCLIPGTVLAGVEGVLRLAVRAATEDRADGQPVRRWHSVLAGVFADLLACDAMAVTGMRAMSLLPEQSYLLGAAVKYTMPGLLREDLEELATVLGGRGFDGGPLYGSFQKLVRDLPVAGLGHAGTAVCQAVLVPQLPVLARTAWFRTAEPPADLFRPGAPLPPLDHRRLAHSGADDLLTAVLVGAAGRLRARGGRGPLENALASLADSFVAELHRLRERCAALGPSTAFEPQAVTLVDRYALVLAAAAVLGVWEGRAGTGDFLEDPAWAVAALHRIACRLGAQVPELPAQVTSALLGEVLERYRTGRSLDLYGTALAG; via the coding sequence GTGACCCCGGCAGGCACCGCCGCGACCCCCGCCCGCAACGCCCCCGGCCCCGGCCCCGCCGCGGACGCCACCGGGCCGGACTCCCCCGTACCGGACGCCCCCGACCAGGTGCCGGTGCACGCCGAACCGGAGCGGGCCGCCCGGCTGGAGGCCGCCCTCGGCGATCCCTTCGACCCGGGCAACCCGCACGGGCACCCGGCGCTGCTGCGGGCCGACCTGGCCCGGCAGGCGCCCGAGGCCACCGAGGAGCTGCTGACCGCGGCCGGGCTGTCCGCCGAGTTCGTGCCGCACGGACTCGGCGGCCGGCTCACCGGGCTGGAGGAGCTCGCCCGGGTGCTGCGCCCGGTGTTCCGGCGCGACCTCGCGCTCGGCTACGGCTTCGGCATCACCTCGCTGTTCGCCGCCTCCGCGGTGTGGACCGGCGGCGACCGGCGGCAGCAGCGCGAACTGGCCGGCGTCCTGCTCGGCGGCGGCCGGGCCGCGATCGTGCACCGCGAACTCGCGCACGCCAACGCCGTCCTGCGCGACGAGGTCTCCGCCCGCCCCCGCCCCGACGGCGGCTGGCTGCTCAGCGGCCGCAAGGACGTGGTGCTCAACGCCCACCGGGCGGACGCCTTCGTGCTGTACGGGCGCACCTCCGAGGGGTACGGCTCGCGCAGCCACTCGGTGTTCCTGCTCGGCCCCGGGCAGCCGGGCTCCGGCGAGGTGCGCCGGCTGGGCCGGGTGGAGATGCCCGGCATGCGCGGCGCGCACTTCTCCGGGCTGCAGCTGGCGGACGCCGCGCTGCCCGGGGGCGCGCTGGTCGGCGCGGTCGGCGACGGGGTGTCGCTGGCGCTGCGCAGCTTCCAGCTCAGCCACTGCCTGATCCCGGGCACCGTGCTCGCTGGGGTGGAGGGCGTCCTGCGGCTGGCCGTGCGGGCCGCCACCGAGGACCGGGCCGACGGGCAGCCGGTCCGCCGCTGGCACAGCGTGCTGGCCGGGGTCTTCGCCGACCTGCTGGCCTGCGACGCGATGGCCGTCACCGGGATGCGGGCGATGAGCCTGCTGCCGGAGCAGTCGTACCTGCTGGGCGCCGCGGTCAAGTACACGATGCCGGGCCTGCTGCGCGAGGACCTCGAGGAGCTGGCCACCGTGCTGGGCGGCCGCGGCTTCGACGGCGGCCCGCTGTACGGCAGCTTCCAGAAGCTGGTCCGGGACCTGCCGGTGGCCGGGCTCGGGCACGCCGGGACGGCCGTGTGCCAGGCGGTGCTGGTGCCGCAGCTGCCGGTGCTGGCCCGCACCGCGTGGTTCCGCACCGCCGAGCCGCCCGCCGACCTGTTCCGGCCCGGCGCGCCGCTGCCGCCGCTGGACCACCGCCGCCTGGCCCACTCCGGGGCCGACGACCTGCTCACCGCGGTGCTGGTCGGCGCCGCCGGGCGGCTGCGGGCCCGCGGCGGGCGCGGGCCGCTGGAGAACGCGCTGGCCTCACTCGCGGACTCCTTCGTGGCCGAGCTGCACCGGCTGCGGGAGCGCTGCGCGGCGCTCGGCCCCAGCACCGCCTTCGAGCCGCAGGCCGTCACCCTGGTCGACCGCTACGCCCTGGTGCTGGCGGCCGCCGCGGTGCTCGGGGTGTGGGAGGGCCGGGCCGGGACCGGCGACTTCCTCGAGGACCCGGCCTGGGCGGTGGCCGCCCTGCACCGGATCGCGTGCCGGCTGGGCGCCCAGGTGCCCGAGCTGCCCGCGCAGGTCACCTCCGCGCTGCTGGGCGAGGTCCTGGAGCGGTACCGGACGGGGCGCAGCCTCGACCTCTACGGAACGGCGCTGGCGGGTTGA
- a CDS encoding 4'-phosphopantetheinyl transferase family protein: MNRVVCAAPLHVPRPDGPWEGVRENLADLGNAVVHTTWSEWLPTVLTSPRLHELLGEADWARYRRTPDPAVRYRFAAARLLIKFTAGAALGVPPEHLDLAYQLKGRPYLRGFDQIELSLSHTGDLMAVGLSRIGRIGVDVEPAERTVRLDLLRKQILTPAEAEEIAGMPEEERVPHALRLWTLKEAYSKAIGQGLRLAFKEFGFGPDLSLRAPDGSTAPVAGWGFVTHSVMGRYLLSIACHDTGLSTTDDTSAGSMLDRGFLSAMHQGGH, translated from the coding sequence ATGAACCGGGTGGTATGCGCGGCACCCCTCCACGTGCCGCGGCCGGACGGGCCGTGGGAGGGCGTCCGGGAGAACCTGGCGGACCTCGGCAACGCGGTGGTCCACACGACCTGGAGCGAGTGGCTGCCGACCGTCCTGACCAGCCCGCGGCTGCACGAGCTGCTCGGGGAGGCGGACTGGGCCCGCTACCGGCGCACCCCGGACCCGGCGGTCCGGTACCGCTTCGCGGCGGCCCGGCTGCTGATCAAGTTCACGGCCGGGGCGGCGCTCGGCGTCCCGCCCGAGCACCTCGACCTGGCCTACCAGCTCAAGGGGCGGCCCTACCTGCGCGGCTTCGACCAGATCGAGCTGAGCCTGTCGCACACCGGCGACCTGATGGCGGTCGGGCTGAGCCGGATCGGCCGGATCGGGGTGGACGTCGAGCCCGCCGAGCGGACGGTGCGGCTGGACCTGCTGCGCAAGCAGATCCTGACGCCCGCGGAGGCCGAGGAGATCGCCGGGATGCCGGAGGAGGAGCGGGTGCCGCACGCGCTGCGGCTGTGGACGCTCAAGGAGGCCTACAGCAAGGCCATCGGGCAGGGGCTGCGGCTGGCCTTCAAGGAGTTCGGCTTCGGCCCGGACCTCTCGCTGCGGGCCCCGGACGGCAGCACCGCCCCGGTGGCCGGGTGGGGCTTCGTCACCCACTCGGTGATGGGCCGGTACCTGCTGAGCATCGCCTGCCACGACACGGGGCTGTCCACCACGGACGACACCTCCGCCGGGTCGATGCTCGACCGCGGGTTCCTGTCCGCGATGCACCAGGGAGGGCACTGA
- a CDS encoding condensation domain-containing protein has protein sequence MVRRTPARPAGSWLPLTWQQHDVVLDSLDHRGTGRHVEQLSWRWRGPLDAERFAAAWQSVTDRETVLRASFGWDPEPRVVLHERAAAEVVHHRAGSVRWEELIERDRLRGFDLRRPGPLRITLLDEAPADTRVLLTFHHALLDAWSVSVLLDEFFRAYLAGGELPGGERRPDIRDLARWLDRQDPSPARDFWTGAVPAGAPAVLPATPGPATAESGCGRVEARLSAAEADRLHRWAARRAVPESSALQAVWALLLYRASRARGPAQVGFGVTVSGRGIALESVERLPGPLRNCLPMSVQVDPAHRLGRLLAELRDRALDMAAYEWVPVGQIHEWTGRAPGGGRLLESLVAVEGVPHRPEELRAELAADGVEVTEPRASGAHTAFPVALLAHRDPDGSLALTAVHDRARISAADAGRLVGHCLRLLRGLSGADETTTVADLLARLAGDPPPRIAERRGGAAEHAARSRLHSIGERADVERITSGS, from the coding sequence ATGGTGCGGCGCACCCCCGCCCGTCCTGCCGGGTCCTGGCTCCCGCTGACCTGGCAGCAGCACGACGTCGTGCTCGACTCGCTGGACCACCGGGGCACCGGCCGGCACGTCGAGCAGCTCTCCTGGCGCTGGCGCGGCCCGCTGGACGCCGAGCGGTTCGCCGCGGCCTGGCAGTCCGTCACCGACCGGGAGACGGTGCTGCGGGCCTCCTTCGGCTGGGACCCGGAGCCCCGGGTCGTGCTGCACGAGCGGGCCGCCGCCGAGGTGGTGCACCACCGGGCCGGCAGCGTGCGGTGGGAGGAGCTGATCGAGCGCGACCGGCTGCGCGGCTTCGACCTGCGCCGCCCCGGGCCGCTGCGGATCACCCTGCTCGACGAGGCGCCGGCCGACACCCGGGTGCTGCTCACCTTCCACCACGCGCTGCTCGACGCCTGGAGCGTGTCGGTGCTGCTGGACGAGTTCTTCCGGGCCTACCTGGCCGGCGGCGAGCTGCCCGGCGGCGAGCGCCGTCCCGACATCCGCGACCTGGCCCGCTGGCTGGACCGCCAGGACCCCTCCCCCGCCCGGGACTTCTGGACCGGCGCGGTGCCCGCCGGGGCGCCCGCCGTGCTGCCCGCCACCCCCGGCCCGGCCACCGCGGAGAGCGGCTGCGGGCGCGTCGAGGCGCGGCTGAGCGCGGCCGAGGCCGACCGGCTGCACCGCTGGGCGGCCCGGCGGGCGGTGCCCGAGTCCAGCGCGCTGCAGGCGGTGTGGGCGCTGCTGCTGTACCGGGCCTCGCGGGCCCGCGGGCCGGCCCAGGTGGGGTTCGGCGTCACCGTGTCGGGCCGGGGCATCGCGCTGGAGTCGGTGGAGCGGTTGCCCGGGCCGCTGCGCAACTGCCTGCCGATGTCCGTCCAGGTCGACCCGGCGCACCGGCTGGGCCGGCTGCTGGCGGAGCTGCGCGACCGGGCCCTGGACATGGCCGCGTACGAGTGGGTGCCGGTCGGGCAGATCCACGAGTGGACCGGGCGCGCGCCGGGCGGCGGGCGGCTGCTGGAGAGCCTGGTGGCGGTCGAGGGCGTGCCGCACCGGCCGGAGGAGCTGCGGGCCGAGCTGGCCGCCGACGGCGTCGAGGTCACCGAGCCGCGGGCGAGCGGCGCGCACACCGCCTTCCCGGTGGCGCTGCTGGCGCACCGCGACCCGGACGGCTCGCTGGCGCTGACCGCCGTCCACGACCGGGCCCGGATCTCGGCGGCCGACGCGGGCCGGCTGGTCGGCCACTGCCTGCGGCTGCTGCGCGGGCTGTCCGGCGCCGACGAGACGACGACCGTCGCCGATCTGCTGGCCCGGCTCGCCGGGGACCCGCCGCCGCGGATCGCCGAGCGGCGGGGCGGGGCGGCCGAGCACGCGGCCCGCTCCCGGCTGCACTCGATCGGGGAGCGAGCCGACGTCGAGCGGATCACGAGCGGATCTTGA
- a CDS encoding MFS transporter → MAATDSTAGRSGPGAGFSPGAILAFVCMGQFMVFTDVSIVNLALPSIQAGLGMSDVSLNYIVTAYATVLGGFLLLGGRLSDRYGRRRVLQIGFTVFALASLTSGLADSGTTLIVSRAFQGGGAAMITPAALAILTNTFPEGPERNKALGLWGSLSGIASILGVIVGGVFSDTIGWSWIFWINVPIGLGAALLAVKVLPESRAEERGRFDTWGAATLTGALLLLIFTLGESTHVGWGSARTIGSLVGVAVLLALFLTIESKVSSPMMPLRIFRLKTMRTANLSAVLTFGTFSALFFFASLFMQNVYGYSPLKAGFAYVPLAVSVAVGAGIASGMIAKVAAKPLVMVGLTVTVAGLLLMWNAPAGGSYPTSLLPAFILLGLGCGIVFVTLQVAAFVGVSDEEAGLGAGLINTSQEAGGALGLAVIATIAYSGFATKLADAGGKADLVARAHASANHTAFLSAAALGVLALLVVAFLMPKGAQSMSSVAQSGNTAGAEDADLAATAAGK, encoded by the coding sequence ATGGCTGCCACGGACTCAACCGCGGGCCGGTCAGGACCCGGGGCGGGCTTCAGCCCCGGCGCCATCCTGGCGTTCGTCTGCATGGGTCAGTTCATGGTCTTCACCGACGTGTCGATCGTGAACCTCGCACTTCCGTCCATCCAGGCCGGTCTCGGCATGTCGGACGTCAGCCTGAACTACATCGTCACCGCCTACGCGACCGTGCTGGGCGGCTTCCTGCTGCTCGGCGGCCGGCTCTCCGACCGGTACGGGCGCCGCCGGGTCCTGCAGATCGGCTTCACGGTCTTCGCCCTGGCGTCGCTCACCTCGGGCCTCGCCGACAGCGGCACCACCCTGATCGTGTCCCGCGCCTTCCAGGGCGGCGGCGCCGCGATGATCACCCCGGCCGCGCTGGCCATCCTGACCAACACCTTCCCCGAGGGCCCGGAGCGCAACAAGGCGCTGGGCCTGTGGGGTTCGCTGTCCGGCATCGCCTCGATCCTCGGCGTGATCGTCGGCGGCGTCTTCTCCGACACCATCGGCTGGTCCTGGATCTTCTGGATCAACGTGCCGATCGGCCTGGGCGCGGCCCTGCTGGCCGTGAAGGTGCTGCCCGAGTCCCGGGCCGAGGAGCGCGGCCGCTTCGACACCTGGGGCGCGGCCACCCTCACCGGCGCGCTGCTGCTGCTGATCTTCACCCTCGGCGAATCCACCCACGTCGGCTGGGGCTCCGCCCGCACCATCGGCTCGCTGGTCGGCGTGGCCGTCCTGCTGGCGCTGTTCCTGACCATCGAGTCCAAGGTCTCCTCGCCGATGATGCCGCTGCGCATCTTCCGCCTGAAGACCATGCGCACCGCCAACCTCTCCGCCGTGCTGACCTTCGGCACCTTCAGCGCGCTGTTCTTCTTCGCCAGCCTGTTCATGCAGAACGTGTACGGGTACTCGCCGCTGAAGGCCGGCTTCGCCTACGTGCCGCTGGCGGTCTCGGTCGCGGTCGGCGCCGGCATCGCCTCCGGCATGATCGCCAAGGTGGCGGCCAAGCCGCTGGTGATGGTCGGCCTGACCGTCACCGTCGCGGGCCTGCTGCTGATGTGGAACGCCCCGGCCGGCGGCAGCTACCCGACCAGCCTGCTGCCCGCGTTCATCCTGCTCGGCCTGGGCTGCGGCATCGTGTTCGTCACCCTGCAGGTCGCCGCGTTCGTGGGCGTCTCCGACGAGGAGGCGGGCCTGGGCGCCGGCCTGATCAACACCAGCCAGGAGGCGGGCGGCGCGCTCGGCCTCGCGGTCATCGCCACCATCGCCTACAGCGGCTTCGCCACAAAGCTCGCCGACGCCGGCGGCAAGGCCGACCTGGTCGCCCGGGCGCACGCCTCCGCCAACCACACCGCGTTCCTGTCGGCCGCGGCGCTGGGCGTGCTCGCCCTGCTGGTGGTCGCCTTCCTGATGCCGAAGGGCGCGCAGTCGATGAGCTCCGTCGCGCAGTCCGGCAACACCGCCGGGGCGGAGGACGCCGACCTGGCGGCCACCGCGGCCGGGAAGTAG
- a CDS encoding pyridoxamine 5'-phosphate oxidase family protein: protein MAVPQRRPGTPVAVTASVEAFLANPRHVGVFTTVRPDGTLHSAPVRFTWDAAAGLARVMTVASSRKARNLLAAPGSRVVLCQVDGFAWVSLEGTATVVTEPARVSDGARRYAERYWSAPPSPPDRVVVEIEVDRVLSLNT, encoded by the coding sequence GTGGCGGTCCCGCAGCGGCGGCCCGGCACGCCGGTGGCGGTCACGGCCTCGGTCGAGGCGTTCCTCGCGAACCCCCGGCACGTGGGCGTGTTCACCACCGTGCGGCCGGACGGGACGCTGCACTCGGCGCCCGTCCGGTTCACCTGGGACGCGGCCGCCGGCCTCGCCCGGGTGATGACGGTGGCCTCCTCCCGCAAGGCCAGGAACCTGCTGGCCGCCCCCGGCAGCCGGGTGGTGCTCTGCCAGGTCGACGGCTTCGCCTGGGTCAGCCTGGAGGGCACCGCCACCGTGGTGACCGAGCCGGCCCGGGTCTCGGACGGGGCCCGGCGGTACGCCGAGCGGTACTGGTCGGCGCCGCCGTCCCCGCCCGACCGGGTGGTCGTCGAGATCGAGGTCGACCGGGTGCTGTCCCTCAACACCTGA
- a CDS encoding nuclear transport factor 2 family protein codes for MTSTGLSTDRAAVADLLSRYLLSLDDEKLDDAWAAQLFTPDAEVAFPPMSRHRGAEGMADFHAASLSAFAATQHLGSPALVVLDGDRAALRANLLSTHVHHPRPDGPAGLFTTGTFVDGEARRTPAGWRLERLSFRLLWTDGSPPPKDRG; via the coding sequence ATGACTTCCACTGGTCTTTCCACCGACCGGGCGGCGGTGGCGGATCTCCTGAGCCGCTACCTGCTCTCCCTGGACGACGAGAAGCTCGACGACGCCTGGGCCGCGCAGCTGTTCACCCCCGACGCCGAGGTCGCCTTCCCCCCGATGAGCCGGCACCGGGGCGCCGAGGGCATGGCGGACTTCCACGCCGCGTCGCTGTCGGCCTTCGCCGCCACCCAGCACCTGGGCTCCCCGGCCCTGGTGGTGCTCGACGGCGACCGGGCCGCGCTGCGGGCCAACCTGCTCTCCACCCACGTCCACCACCCGCGCCCGGACGGTCCGGCCGGGCTGTTCACCACCGGCACCTTCGTCGACGGCGAGGCCCGGCGCACCCCGGCGGGCTGGCGGCTGGAGCGGCTGTCCTTCCGGCTGCTGTGGACGGACGGCAGCCCGCCGCCGAAGGACCGCGGCTGA